The sequence GCCTAATCGTTCTGCCCTTTCGTATTTTTTCACTGAATGGGCACAGTGttctgttttgaattttttcacaGCCTATCATATCCCTTCAACAGCGTAACCTGTGTCCATCTTGGAGGAACTGCTGTGGCCTTTTTGAAGCTCTGAGGCGATCCAATAGATAAATTAATGTGAGCAATAAACTCCCTTCATTGATTTTCAGCTTTAGCATATGGAAAAGTTGgtcattcatttcttttctctctgttAATGGTTTGATTATATTGATTGTGGATTATACATAGTTTCTAGTGATTTTCTGGTTTGATTTTAAAGAAGTGACTAAAACCTATGATGCCTGCAGTTCATTCAGGAGCTTATTCTAATTACCTGGGATCTCATGTGGACTAACTCTATTTAGCATTCACTAAGATTTTCTTATTTCCCTATGTCATAAGCTTATGAATTGAGAAACAGACATTTACCTTAGACacctaattttaattaaagctGAAGATCTGGCAGAGATTTCCATCCTAAAAGTTTTAGATTATTGGGGGGGGATGGTCCATGTGATCAACAGCAAATACTTAGCggttaatgttgaattgaagTCACAGAAGGTAGAACCGTAGAGGGCAGGGATTCGTGCAAGGTGGAATCTGGCTTTTACTTTTTCAGGAAAATCCACCTGTTCTTCTAATTTTATGTTGATAAAGACTAAAGTTGCAATATTGCAGTCTCTCCTTGCTGCTGCTATATCTGGTAAAACATTCCCTGCGTTGCTTCAGGTTTGTTCCCTGCAACAAAAGAATCCCTCTAGCAAGGCTTTCTTTGgcattgttttttgctttttcagAATTATTCCGGAACATTAATTTCCTGTTGGTCGATACATATCTATGATTGGTGTGGAAATTCTGTTACTGCTAGAGTTAGGATGCTCTTGGTTGGACTCATTGATCAGCTGATTGTGGAAAATCCTTGCTGTGTGCTCGGGGCTTTTGCATCTTTGTGCTAACATCTTCTGGTTTTCTGAAACTGTGTTCTGAAAATATCAAGAGGGGACAATTTGAACTTATTCGAGGGCAAACGTATTTGTAAGCTCCTGTAATGTGGTGAGCACTCACCACTTGTTTATTTGACAATGAAGCTttccttcataaaaaaaagataaaaaataaataaatcggtCCCATGACAGGAAAAGAGCTGTTGATATACATAGATGGATAGATAGTAAAAGGAGGCTTCCATTTTCCTAAATTTATAACCAATACTGTGTGGAACCAAGTAATTAAATGGATAAATACCTACAAATCGATGCATAGCAACACCAATCGTGAAGTTTGTAGCAAGTGATCCAACACTTGTACGTACATCAAGAACTCTTGCTTAACGTTAGTGTTTCTTCTTAGGTTGCAGATCAAGAGCATCGTCACGGGAGTGCTGCTAAGACAGATCGACAAAAATTTGAGACCTGTGCTATGGTTTCTGTCTTGTGTCACTAATCGAATGCAACCGGATCTTGCATGGGATGGGGATGAAAACTTGCCGGTTAGCCTACAGCTCATTGGCAATTGTGTGGTgtgctcctcctcctcctcctcgtctGTTTAttgtatttcttgttttttggagGTATTCTGATTGTATTAGAGTGATTTGTAATTAAGTTTGATGGCAAAAATCCCATACTTTCGAgtgtatatttataaaacataatttattgattaatgAGAAAAGAGGTACAGTGACGAAGAGCTTACTCTCACTATCTCTACATTTTCGAAGGAAGCTCCCTCATCTCGCAAGACATAAAACACCACCAGGTCTTCAACAGTGGCTtgtttcataattaaaaaaatatatattatatttctcAATAAAGATTACTGTTTTGGTTATAGGaggtaataaatttttttcaagatcaaaTAGTTATTATCAACTCGATTTTTTTACATctttaaagcataaaaaaaataattaaattaatttttaaaagtaaaatttatttaacgaagtttatttttttattttacttttcaaattctttaaagtataataaaataactaaactatttataaaaataaaaaaaaaaaattaatggccaCTTTTTGAcccctctctctatatatattatttctataCCTCATTTATCTAGAAGATAAAAGTTTCACTTTTAGTTTAGAGGggaattttatgaaattatcaaaAGACATGATTGTCAGAAGGCATCAGCTAAAAAGGGGCTACGAAGCACAGAGACGAACAAAATGCTGAAAATCACATGGATATATGCCTTGCAAAGTTGCtgcaataataaatataaagagcTTCTGTTGATACTTACTGCTTACCCCTTTGGTGTACGCAACTAGCCGgaacacataaataaataatcaactCGTTAGTAAACAGCATACCAACATGGAAACCGTGTTTAAAAAATAGAGTTCAGTGTTAAATATAGAGATCTAAATGATTTCAGTGCCATCATTTCTGGAAGTTGTAATTTCAGAAACTAACAATCATAGAATGAttagacataaaaataaagttccaTTTTATTAGATGTGAtgagttttaaaatctaaaatatttaaaaataaagttaatagttgtaatcaattaatattttaatttaaataatttgatcaattttctCAAATGAGAAGTTTGTGACTTGATATGAAAAGCTGAGTAGTTAGTAGATGGTGGTGTTTAATAAACTAATGTAATTGATACtgtaaaaaaatctcatttaataAATGTGAGAACTCTTAAATGCTTAAAACAGTAactttattgaaagaaaaaagtgcaataatattttagatataactttaaaaatatatatactaaaaatattaaaaataaaagagattgtGCACCTTGAATTTGAagaatttatgattatttataatctaaaaagtgttgtttttttataaataaaaaaggtggtaaaatataatttcacattataatattttaaattatgtactacttaaaataataaagtattaaatcagcataaaatactaaaaaatttgcatgaagtcttaaaaaaaaatttgatggagTGTTGGGCTCGGGACATAGTAGCCCGAGTCCATGTTGATGCTAGGCAGCACGCCCTACATACGCCCGAGCTATCATGCCCGAGCATGCATCGTAGGCCAGGAAAACAGCCTGGGCCCATCTCTCTTGGCAATAAGCTAGGTAGTATATATTTTAGCCTTTTTTGGGTGTTTTATGGGTATTTCAAGCTTGGGGATGTCCAAGCATCGGGAAAGAAGGAGCAACAAGGATAAACAATCAAGTCACCGCTTCGGAGGCACTATGAAGAGCAATTGAAGTCACACATGCTTCATGTACTAGATGAactcctaaaaaaaacaataagaaaacacaacaaattCAAGAGCGTGCTAGATTAATCACTAAAAAAGGCTTCAAATTACATGATCTTCCAAATTCCAATCACACTGGCCATTTAAGAGCACAAAAAGTAAGATGTGAAAATGTGAAAGATGAGGGAGAATGTTTCATGCCGGAAGAAGACCTTGACTAACTTCAAGATTGAAGGGTAAGCAAACGATTACTAATGAGCAACGTCAATCATGTCTGATATCTTCACTTGACCATCCTAATGTAAGACCTctataattatatcaaataactcagcatttttaacaaaatttgaaCTTCGAAACATGCCGGAAATAGGTATAAACCAAAATCCATAATAAggctaagaaaaaaacaaagccagGAAAAAGGATATCCGGCCAACAAAACTGAAACATTTCTTTCAGGGATGAATAAACCCTAGCCTCCAAATCACCGCCTCCTCGCGTAGCAAACATAAGCCACCGCAGCTGCAGCAACAATAGCACCTACTGACCCAATTGCCACCACGGGTGGCTGCACCTTGAACCCCTTCTCCCTACTCTCAATCTCAATCCCATTAATAACCTCCCCGGTCGTCTCCTGCAGTCCCCCAACCACCTTTTCAGCCTCCTGGACCTCCTCCTGTAACTCCACCAGCTTCCCTTCCATTTCCTTCACCCTCTCCTCTGtctccctcaacttcttttccAAACTCTCCTTCTCCGCCACTTGACTTTCCAACTCCTCAATTCTCCTTTTACACTCAAAAATCTCCATATCTTTCTCACtcattttttctctcatctccTCCCCAAGCCTcacttttttattcttctccCCAATCTCCTTCACCTCCAAAACCCCAACTTTCCTCTCCAATTCCTTCGCTTTCATCTCCGTCTCCGCTTTCTccttcttcacctcctcaattTTCACTTCCTTCTGACTCACCACCCTCTTCAACTCCGCAGCCTCCTTATGCGCTTCATCTCCTTCACTTACCGCCGAAATTAAGTCATGTTGAAGCCTAGAAGCACTTGTTTCAAGCTCTACAGCTCTCCCGGCTATCGACTCAAGCGTTCTCTGGGTCTCCTTCGATTTCTCAACTTCCCTCTCCAACTCCGCAATCCTCATTTTCAGACTTGACTCCTCTGATCTCAAGGATTCAATCTCGGCCGTCAGTTTTGCAACCTGATATTTGATTCCTTTGTTCTCATCGGATAGTGAGTACTTCTCGGTCTCTAAAGATTCGATCTtttgctttagcttggtttcaTTCTCCCCTTGATCGAGATCGTAGAAATTCTCTTCTGCCATTTGATAATCGTTAACACCGTTAGCCATTGCCGTCTCATCTGCCATTGCTTAACCCTAAAATAAcacaaatcaattataaaaaatcaaaatcagagAGGAATAACTGTATACTGTTGCAATTTAACTACACAGAAGGGCACTGTTTGGTTTCCGAGAAAGAGTAGAATTAAAGAAGATTTAAAACGAGAACGTTTTATTAGTCTGAAAGGAATCGTTTTAGTCGGAAACCAAACAAGAAGATAGGGTTTAACCTCGGATATCGGAGAGAACTTCCTTactaagaattattattatttgttcaaaagttTCTAAGAAAATAGATATTTTCCAGGAAAGTAAGGGatgggaaaggaaaagaaatttgaCCTTTACTTTTCTCTGTGATTCCTCTTTACtcttaagtttttgtttttgtgtttttctgttttttttttcatcagaaTCTGCCAGCAATGGACGGCTGAGGATGCTTGTGAGGTGCACGTGAATAAAGGTTTTGGGCCCACACAAGATTAGGCCATCTGGACAGTTGAGTCCATATTTTTCCAGTTGGGCGGATTTCAGCGGCCCAGCCTATACCGGATCTAATCTGATATATATAGCCAATAAAGTTTTTAGGGTTTCTAGTTTTTTCCCTTTCCATAAGCCTAATTAGGAAAGAAAAATGCTTATTTCAAGCTTCAACTGCATGATCTTTTAACAATTTGGTGGGTCTCATTCTTGGatttcacaaattaaaaaaaattctaatttattaattcaagGAATTATACATCTGTTTGCGtactaatatttaattttcatcctAATTAAAGATTTGTGGATATtgcaataataattataattaaaaaatttaaatcatcgtAGAAGACGTTATAGATAAATAATCATAATGCCAACCCTATAACTAATGCTTTCTGTATCTTATGAATGATCTGCCCGAGATGCAACATGTAataatccattttttatttctatttgcaacatatttttaaaatattcgaaaacaaaaaaaaaaaaccaacatcaataaaaaaaaaggattaggaAGTGAAAatgacaagtaaaaaaaaacagagagaccaAAATTATAGGGAATCAAGTAATAtgataaagatttaaaaaaaataaagattatcttcctataaaaataatatatttgattgtgattttaaaaaaaaatgaaaagattcaAGATTATCGTaaaggaagaggaaaaaaatatatatatagtaggcattggaaaaggaaagatataTATCTAGTATATTTAAAGCAAGattttcatcaaagaaaaaataataaaataatctcaaaCTAGTCTTCGTTGTTGTGAACTTTGATTTATATGGATCGTGGACTTTGATATTTGATATGTTTTAGTTATGTATCATACATGATAACAATTGATTTATCATGTATATATTGTTTTCCATAAAGTCAATACATTATAAATAAACCATAAGGTCTTTGTTCATTTGGATTAAGATATTTGTTCTTACTTACTTTAAagttatactttttaaaaaaaaaattacatcgtTTATGTTCCTTTCACAATTgcgtaataattgtttttattatttaaagtcaactcaagaaaaaaaaaaaaaactttttattcaaGAATGTTGACAAGCGAATAATGAAAATTGCTGATATACtactttttattattgctaaaaaaataataatttattttccatgtgattttttgatatatacaAATATGTTATAGGTGTTATGATTCTCTTGCTCATATGGCAAGCAAATTTGGGCTGTATTGACACAATCCTATAAAAGATCCATTGGGTGTGAATGGAAGCcttcaatataattttgaataaaacaaagaaaaatgagcCATAACCCATTGGTTTATTACCATCCTTTCAGATACAATACCTGTATTTTAAAGTGAAGATTAGGTTTTATAGCCGAGCTTGTTCCCTAATCACTTGGTGTGATTATTATATGTCTACTTTTGATGTATCATACCTTTTATTTGTCTAAATTGAATATGGATTTATGCTCATACACTGTGCAACACTTTATTTTGTGGACATGTTATCCATAGATTAATAATATAGGGAAGTAATGGTGccctagtaatttttttatcttggtaaaactcataaaattacCAAACTCTCGTGGATAGTCTACTTGTTCGTTATTAGTAGCTGATGTGGAAATATCGCAGTCTataatctttataatttataggTCTCTATTTATCCCATAAAGATTATTAATAAAGAAGTGAGAGACCCTTTTGAAACTAATTTAGATAATCAACTTACCATTACACATACTAACTATAACCTTTTCTTAGGATGTCTATAACAGAGGGCTACTCCATCATTTTCATGAATATTCATGTCTATACAGgttatttattgtgttttataaaTGGGAAGAAGGggcaacaaaaaaacacaattaacatTTATCAATCTTTCCAaagtcatggaaaaaaaaaaaaagggttctttttattcaaaactacctgaaagattttgaattgatgaGGAGTAAAATAGCTAGGCTAACTAGTTTGTTTGAACAAAACCTTTGGACTAGGTCATAAGGTGAAGAAAGGGTTTGCTTGAAATAGTTAAGCTTACTAATAGTCTAATAATGATTCGATGAACTCTTATAAATTAAGATGACAACTTTTCCATGTGGATGATGAAAAATATTCTAAGTTGATTACATACAACATATTAGAAAATATGATTACCAGctccaaatctttttttttttttaaatctccatATGCCATTGTTCTGGTTATTTTTTACACTTCAATttctttatgattttgaaaGAGATACGAGAGCGATTAAAAGAGTAATTActgacttcttctttttttcctgtgaTTCTAAAGGATTTCTAGGTTATATATTGAAGGCTAGCTTCAAGTTGAATAAGCTTTGTGGAGGATGTTTGCTCCTCGTTAAAAGTGTCTGAATCCCTGCATATTGTAACAAGGCAGCCTCTGTTCTTAAGTCAGACTTGTATATTGATTTATCGATTTTCAAGATACTTTTAACATGAGATAGAGTCCCCTTTTAACCCATATTAGTTCAATCGgactatatatatagtaaactgAATATTTTAGTGCAAATATAGTTTCATTATTATTGCAAAGACGTGggtttttcatcaaatattCTCATAAATATAACTTAGAATGCTACAAGAGAGTGCAGATTGAGCACTTTGAAACCAGCCTGTTTTCCTATAGTTGACAGCAAAGAACAAATGTGGATGGAGTAGTGATGCAGTCAAGCTTGTAGAAACTAAAAGTTCTAagtatttaaatgaaaattttacaCTATTAGATGGAAATATGACCCAAGTAAACTATGTAGATGTCTTAACAAATGTTTTTATGAATCAATGAGATAAATTTAGGCTTAAAGAATTATTAATCGTGCTTAGCTAACTCTTTAAAACTGAGATAATAAAAGTTTCAATTATTGAATcggacttatttttttttaggtgattTTACATGCAGTTTTCTTATAGGAACCATTTGAGTCGCTAATTGGACTAGTGGATTTTCTGAAATTATAACTAAAAGTTATTTGCTGGtccaattttgttgttttactatttttattttttttggattaagtttcaattttattaatgtttttgaattttacacTGTTTACTAGTAATGTAGGTTTTCTTGGTCTACTTAAAGGATTTGTGAACTTTTTAAAGATACGgcctccatatatatatatttaaatatcatataataaaattacaaattataaaagttaACATATGCAAATTGTTTTCTCTCGTTAAAATCTTTTAGCTTTCGTTTGCATCGAGTCGTGTAATACAACAACCTCTTTCATTttgaataaaagaacaaaaaaggatTAGCATGCAAACCAGAACAGCAACATCTAAAACCCCTCATAACCGTTAATTAGATCTATCTACCTGTAACAAAACGAAAAGGAGAGAGGCAGATCATCACTTGATGCAATTTCTTTACCATGGCAATTAAAATTCTATACAAAACGTGGTAGGAAAAATTCCTACAACCATTTGTCGAAAACCATGATCCCATTTTCAACCTCAACCTCTAACTTGTCCATTAATTAGAACATGAATACTAAAGAATATGAGGCAAAATGCAAGGAAAATCCTCCTCCCatctttaagataaaaataaataaatgaacaaaaagggaaaaaaaatataaaacgaaaaaaaatggACATCAAGTCTCTCAAAGTCATACAAGGTGGTAGCCCGTATGCTTTAACCTCCAAACttcctcttttccttttctagcTCTTCAAGAAAACCAGCAAGAACTCTCATGGCTTTAATCTGGCACCGCAAAGCCATTATATAATCGGCAGTCTCTTCAAACAGCTTGTCTACCCCAAACGACTCACCCCCAGGCACAATCCTTTGCAATGTCACAATCTTTCTCTCCACTTCTGCCTTCCCACCGTCGTCAACACCCACCGTCGACGGTTGATCCTTTTCTTGAGCCTTCAATATTTCATTTCCCTTTCTTCTGCTTCTCTTATGAACATTATCTGCTCTCTTGCTCCTTGTCAAACTAACTAAAGATCCATGCTTAGCATTACCCATCTCAGGTTTTTTGTGGGttgtttta is a genomic window of Populus alba chromosome 5, ASM523922v2, whole genome shotgun sequence containing:
- the LOC118062220 gene encoding peroxisomal and mitochondrial division factor 2; the protein is MADETAMANGVNDYQMAEENFYDLDQGENETKLKQKIESLETEKYSLSDENKGIKYQVAKLTAEIESLRSEESSLKMRIAELEREVEKSKETQRTLESIAGRAVELETSASRLQHDLISAVSEGDEAHKEAAELKRVVSQKEVKIEEVKKEKAETEMKAKELERKVGVLEVKEIGEKNKKVRLGEEMREKMSEKDMEIFECKRRIEELESQVAEKESLEKKLRETEERVKEMEGKLVELQEEVQEAEKVVGGLQETTGEVINGIEIESREKGFKVQPPVVAIGSVGAIVAAAAVAYVCYARRR